A part of Capsicum annuum cultivar UCD-10X-F1 chromosome 6, UCD10Xv1.1, whole genome shotgun sequence genomic DNA contains:
- the LOC107872867 gene encoding probable WRKY transcription factor 25 (The RefSeq protein has 1 substitution compared to this genomic sequence), producing MAASSFSFPTSSSFMTTSFTDLLASSDDYPITKGLGDRIAERTGSGVPKFKSLPPPSLPLSPPPFSPSSYFAIPPGLSPTELLDSPVLLSSSNVLPSPTTGSFPAQAFNWKSSSNNQDVKQEEKNCSDFSFQTQVGTAASISQSQTSHVSLGQQAWNYQEPTKQDGLSSDQNANGRSEFNTMQSFMQNNDHSNSGNGYNQSIREQKRSDDGYNWRKYGQKQVKGSENPRSYYKCTYPNCPTKKKVERSLDGQITEIVFKGNHNHPKPQATRRSSSSTASSAIQSYNTQTNEIPDHQSYGSNGTGQIDSVATPENSSISFGDDDHEHTSQKSRSRGDDLDEEEPDSKRWKRESESEGLSALGSRTVREPRVVVQTTSDIDILDDGYRWRKYGQKVVKGNPNPRSYYKCTSPGCPVRKHVERASQDIKSVITTYEGKHNHDVPAARGSGNHSINRPIAPTITNNNSAMAIRPSVTSHQSNYQVPMQSIRPQQFEMRAPFTLEMLQKPNNYGFSGYANSEDSYENQLQDNNGFSRAKNEPRDDMFMESLLC from the exons ATGGCTGCTTCAAGTTTCTCATTTCCCACTTCTTCTTCATTCATGACCACTTCTTTCACCGACCTTCTTGCTTCTTCAGATGATTATCCTATTACCAAAGGACTTGGTGATAGAATTGCTGAGAGAACTGGTTCTGGAGTTCCTAAGTTCAAGTCTCTACCACCTCCTTCACTTCCTTTATCTCCTCCTCCTTTTTCGCCTTCCTCTTACTTTGCTATTCCTCCTGGTTTAAGTCCTACTGAACTCTTGGACTCACCTGTTCTCTTGTCATCTTCAAAC GTTCTTCCGTCTCCCACAACAGGGAGTTTTCCAGCTCAGGCTTTTAATTGGAAGAGCAGCAGCAACAATCAGGATGTTAAACAGGAAGAAAAAAACTGCTCTGATTTTTCCTTCCAGACACAAGTAGGGACAGCTGCATCAATATCTCAATCCCAAACTAGCCATGTCTCTTTG GGGCAGCAAGCATGGAATTATCAAGAGCCCACAAAGCAGGATGGTCTATCATCCGATCAAAATGCTAATGGAAGATCTGAATTCAACACTATGCAGAGTTTTATGCAGAATAATGATCATAGCAATAGCGGGAACGGATACAACCAGAGTATAAGGGAGCAGAAAAGATCAGATGATGGGTACAATTGGAGAAAATATGGGCAGAAACAAGTAAAAGGTAGTGAAAATCCAAGAAGTTACTACAAGTGTACATACCCAAATTGTCCCACCAAGAAGAAGGTTGAAAGATCATTAGATGGCCAAATTACTGAGATTGTGTATAAGGGTAATCACAACCACCCAAAGCCTCAGGCTACCAGAAGATCGTCGTCATCCACAGCTTCATCTGCAATCCAATCTTACAATACACAAACCAACGAAATCCCAGATCATCAATCCTATGGTTCAAATGGTACAGGACAAATCGATTCAGTTGCAACACCTGAGAATTCTTCTATTTCATTTGGGGATGATGATCATGAGCACACTTCTCAAAAGAGCAGGTCAAGAGGAGATGATCTTGATGAAGAGGAACCAGACTCGAAAAGATG GAAAAGAGAAAGCGAAAGTGAAGGTCTATCTGCACTTGGGAGTAGGACAGTTAGAGAACCTAGAGTTGTAGTTCAAACTACAAGTGATATCGATATCCTAGATGATGGTTATAGATGGAGGAAGTATGGTCAAAAAGTAGTGAAAGGAAATCCTAATCCCAG GAGCTACTACAAATGCACAAGTCCAGGATGTCCAGTAAGAAAACATGTGGAAAGGGCATCACAAGATATAAAGTCAGTGATAACAACCTATGAAGGGAAGCACAACCATGACGTTCCGGCAGCTAGGGGCAGTGGAAACCACTCAATTAATCGACCTATTGCCCCGACCATTACGAACAACAATAGTGCCATGGCCATAAGACCCTCCGTGACATCTCATCAGTCCAACTATCAAGTTCCAATGCAAAGTATAAGGCCACAACAGTTTGAAATGCGAGCACCCTTTACGCTAGAGATGTTGCAGAAGCCTAATAATTATGGTTTCTCAGGATATGCCAATTCAGAGGATTCATACGAAAACCAACTTCAGGACAATAATGGGTTTTCTAGAGCTAAGAACGAACCTCGAGATGACATGTTTATGGAGTCATTGCTTTGCTGA